The following proteins come from a genomic window of Micromonospora echinofusca:
- a CDS encoding class I adenylate-forming enzyme family protein: MSEHRLDVTVRAACARFADRPALRQGAAVLTYREVADQSSRLAAVLDDALAGRAGPDPDRVAVYAHNSVDYLLSYFAVVFSGRVPVLIDRAFGERELTAIRSGCGVTAYLVEAGSAAEFPLAPSSAVPLEGSTHALVTVPADGDVPALLPDTAVCRFTSGTTGVPKCLEFSGFAVHSAARNWVAGTGLDAADRILCLAAFTNGLAFNTSLLSSFLVGAELAVHPGLPTSARIVRALADSRATRLVAFPFVYRMLADAELAAARFAGLDVAVSAGAELPTGVRARFEKQYGVRIADYYGVAEAGPCTFERDPAYRQGLGTPLPGVVLRTRSRSAGRSEVHLRTSSMASRYLNAPGLLESRIDAEGYYATGDLGHVEEGRLFITGRLAGPINLAGRKVDPREIEEAVRELDGVRDAVVFADTGADDQVLLHLAVVGRPPLGRAGLVAGCRDRLAAYKVPQRISFVTEIPRSSTGKVRLTDLRAVVAESADRPDHGIRS; the protein is encoded by the coding sequence ATGTCTGAGCACCGGCTCGACGTCACCGTCCGAGCGGCGTGTGCCCGCTTCGCCGACCGGCCGGCGCTGAGGCAGGGCGCCGCGGTACTCACCTACCGGGAGGTGGCCGACCAGTCGTCGCGGCTGGCCGCCGTCCTCGACGACGCCCTCGCCGGGCGCGCCGGCCCGGACCCCGACCGCGTGGCGGTGTACGCCCACAACAGCGTCGACTACCTGCTGTCCTACTTCGCGGTCGTGTTCAGCGGCCGGGTGCCGGTGCTGATCGACCGGGCGTTCGGCGAACGTGAGCTGACCGCCATCCGGTCCGGCTGCGGGGTCACCGCCTACCTGGTGGAGGCCGGGTCGGCGGCGGAGTTCCCGCTGGCGCCCAGCTCGGCGGTGCCGCTCGAAGGCAGCACGCACGCGCTGGTCACCGTGCCCGCCGACGGGGACGTGCCGGCCCTGCTCCCGGACACCGCCGTCTGCCGGTTCACCTCCGGCACCACCGGCGTGCCCAAGTGCCTGGAGTTCTCCGGGTTCGCGGTGCACAGCGCGGCCCGCAACTGGGTCGCCGGCACCGGGCTCGACGCGGCGGACCGGATCCTGTGCCTCGCCGCCTTCACCAACGGGCTGGCGTTCAACACGTCGCTGCTGTCGAGCTTCCTGGTCGGCGCCGAGCTGGCCGTGCATCCGGGACTGCCCACCTCGGCGAGGATCGTCCGGGCGCTGGCCGACTCACGTGCCACCCGGCTGGTCGCCTTCCCGTTCGTCTACCGGATGCTGGCGGACGCCGAACTCGCCGCGGCCCGCTTCGCCGGCCTCGACGTGGCCGTCTCGGCCGGGGCGGAGCTTCCCACGGGGGTACGCGCCCGCTTCGAGAAGCAGTACGGGGTACGGATCGCCGACTACTACGGCGTCGCCGAGGCGGGCCCCTGCACCTTCGAGCGGGACCCCGCGTACCGGCAGGGTCTGGGCACGCCGCTGCCCGGGGTGGTGCTGCGCACCCGCTCCCGTTCGGCCGGGCGGTCGGAGGTGCACCTGCGCACCAGCTCGATGGCCAGCCGCTACCTCAACGCTCCCGGCCTGCTGGAGAGCCGCATCGACGCGGAGGGCTACTACGCCACCGGCGACCTCGGCCACGTCGAGGAGGGGCGGCTGTTCATCACCGGACGGTTGGCCGGGCCGATCAACCTGGCCGGCCGCAAGGTGGATCCCCGCGAGATCGAGGAGGCGGTCCGGGAACTCGACGGGGTGCGGGACGCGGTGGTCTTCGCCGACACCGGCGCGGACGACCAGGTGCTGCTGCACCTGGCGGTGGTGGGCCGCCCGCCGCTCGGCCGCGCGGGGCTGGTCGCCGGGTGCCGGGACCGGCTGGCCGCGTACAAGGTGCCGCAGCGGATCAGTTTCGTGACGGAGATCCCGCGCTCGTCGACGGGGAAGGTGCGCCTCACCGACCTGCGCGCCGTCGTCGCCGAATCGGCGGACCGACCGGACCACGGGATCCGGTCGTGA